The sequence below is a genomic window from Halomonas halophila.
ATGGGCATCGACGAGCAGGACCTGCTGGTCGGCTCGCTGCTGCTCAAGGAAACCGGCGCCCTGCAGGGCACGCCGGACGGCCAGCCCTCGGTGACCACCGATGGCCAGCTGATGGCCGCCGGACCGCGGATGTTCAAGGCCCTGCTGAAGCAGCTCAAGCCGCACTTCTGAGCCTTGGCGCCTGACGACGTCGGCGGATGACGAGACGCCCCCGCGGCCCAGCCGCGGGGGCGTCTGCGTTTCAGGGGAGCAGCGACAGAAGTATGACGTTCTCGAGACTGTTCTGGGCGCGCCACTGGGTGTAGCGTGGGGAGGTCGGCGGCATTTTTTCGCCCCGGCTCCATGCACCCCGGCCACCCTCTCTTCACCGGCCGGGCCATGCCCCTCATTCGCGAGAGGAGTGATGATGGAACCGCTCAGCTATTACTACTACAACGTGCTGGAAAGCCTGGAGAAACCGTGCGACGTGCCGGCCCTGCATCTCCAGGAAGGCTACGACCTGCTGTACCGCTACGGCGGCCGGGTCGAGATGGACCTGATCCGCCGTGCCGAGGCGGCCAGCGCGAATGGCGAGCCCTACCACTGGCACGAGTCGCTGGACGACGAGCAGCGCGACAAGCTGCGTCGCGCCCTGGATGACGAGAACCCGGCCAAGATCCTCAAGGTGATGCAGCGCAACGGCTACGCCGGCGTGCTCTATCATCATGCCCGCGAAGTCTTCGCTCCCGATACGGACGACGAGGCGCAGGGCGTCGCCTAGGCACGACCCGAGGCGAGCCCGCCGCCCACTCGGCGGCACGCGGCACGAGAAGCCCCCGGCGACCCCGGGGGCTTTTTGCTGTGTGGGAGAGGCGAGAGGCTGGCGCGAGGCGTCAGCCGCTGGAGCGGGCCAGCTCCTGCTTGAGCCACTCGACCAGTCGATCGATGTCCCGCCGCGGGGCGCCCGCCGGCAGCCACAGCCCGAGCCGGGCCGGGGTCTCGATGAAGCCCCAGGGCGCGACAAGCCGGCCCGTGCGCAGGTCTTCCTCCACCAGGTAGGACGGCGCGATGGCCACGCCCAGGCCTACCAGCGCCGCCTCGAGCATGTAGTGCAGGTGCTCGAACGACTGGTCGTGGCGCATCGTCGCGGGGTCCAGCCCTAGGGCCGCGAACCACTGCGACCAGGCCTGGGGGCGCGACTGGGTATGCAGCATCGGCAGCGTGGTCAGCGCGGCAGGGGCGGTAGCCGGGCTGGCGTCCTCGAGCAGTTCCGGTGCCAGCACCGGCCCCATGCGCTCCGGGGCCAGCTCGACGACCCGCACCCCGTCGGGCCAGGGCGGCTCGGCGAAGCGCAGCACGGCGTCGACGTCGGTACCGAGCCGGCCGGCGACTTCGTCGTCGGCGGTCAGGTGCAGGTTCAGCTCCGGGCACTGGGCCTTCAGCCGATCCAGTCGAGGGATGAACCAGCGGGCCAGGAAGCTGCCGGGGCAGCCGAGCACCAGCGGCGCCTCCGAGGCGCGTCGGCGCAGCTGGGTGCAGGCCTGGCCGAGGCGCTCGAAGGCCTGTGAGGTCGAGGCACGCAACAGCTCGCCCTCCTGGGTCAGCGCCAGGCCGCGGCCCTGGCGCCGGAACAGCGTCACCCCGAGCTGTTCCTCGAGCTGCCTGAGCTGGCGGCTGACCGCGCCATGGGTGACGTGAAGCGCCTCGGCGGCGCGCGTGACGCTCAGCGTGCGGGCCGTCTCGTCGAAGGCGCGCAGGGCATTCAGCGAGGGCAGTCGATCACTCAAGACGGGCTCCAGTCATGTCAGCTTTTCTCACAGATTAGCGAGCAATGATCGCTTATCACAGGGTGCGGCGCGATTTATCGTGGTGGCCATTCCCCACTGATCATCAGGAGTCGTCACCATGGGTCTGCCGCACCCCACCGCCGAGATCGCCCCCGATGCCGATGGCTTCTTCGGCCGCTTCGGTGGTCGCTTCGTCGCCGAAACCCTGATGCCGCTGATCCTCGAGCTGCAGGAAGCCTATGAGTCGGCCAAGCAGGACCCGGACTTCCACGCCGAGCTCGACGCGCTGCGCCGCGACTACATCGGCCGCGAGAGCCCGCTGTATCTTGCCGAGCGGCTGACCGAGGCGCTCGGCGGCGCGCGGATCTATCTCAAGCGCGAAGACCTGATGCATACCGGCGCGCACAAGATCAACAACTGCATCGGCCAGGTGCTGCTGGCCCGGCGCATGGGCAAGAAGCGCATCATCGCCGAGACCGGCGCCGGCATGCACGGCGTGGCCACCGCCACCGTGGCGGCCCGCTTCGGCATGGAATGCATCATCTACATGGGCAGCACCGACATCGACCGCCAGCAGCCCAACGTGCAGCGCATGAAGCTGCTGGGCGCCAGGGTGATCCCGGTGACCAGCGGCACCGGCACCCTGAAGGACGCGATGAACGACGCCCTGCGCGACTGGGTGACCAACGTCGCGGACACCTTCTACATCATCGGCACCGTGGCCGGCCCGCACCCGTATCCGGCCATGGTGCGTGACTTCCAGTCGGTGATCGGCCAGGAGGTGCGCGAGCAGCTGGCCGAGAAGGAGGGGCGGCTGCCCGACTCGCTGGTGGCCTGCATCGGCGGCGGCTCCAACGCCATGGGCCTGTTCCACCCCTTCCTTGAGGACGAGAGCGTGCGCCTGATCGGCGTGGAAGCCGCCGGCGAAGGCCTGGACACCGGCAAGCACGCCGCCAGCCTGCAGGGCGGCAGCCCTGGCGTGCTGCACGGCAACCGCACCTTCCTGCTGCAGTCCGCCGAGGGCCAGATCACCGACGCGCACTCCATCTCGGCGGGGCTGGACTATCCGGGCATCGGCCCCGAGCACGCCTGGCTGCACGAGGTCGGCCGCGCCGAGTACGTCGCCGTGACCGACGACGAGGCGCTCGACGCCTTCAAGACCCTGTGCCGCCTGGAAGGCATCATCCCGGCGCTGGAGTCGTCCCACGCCATCGCCCACGCGATCAAGCTGGCGCCGACGCTGCCCGAGGATCACGTCATGGTGCTGAACCTGAGCGGGCGCGGCGACAAGGACATGACCACCGTCACCGAACGCCTGGCCGACGAGCTGGCCGCCGACGCACCGGCACAATGAGGAGAGAGACGATGACCCAACGCCACGACCGCATCGCGCGCCGCTTCGACGAGCTCAAGGCCGCCGACCGCGCCGGCCTCGTCACCTTCATCAGCGCTGGCGATCCCGACTACGACACCAGCCTCGAGACCCTGCTGGCGCTGCCCGAGGCCGGCGCCGACGTGATCGAGCTGGGCATGCCGTTCACCGACCCGATGGCGGACGGCCCCTCTATCCAGGCCTCCACCCTGCGCGCCCTGGAAGGCGGGCAGACCATGGCCAGGACCCTGGACATGGTGCGTGTCCTGCGCGAGCGCGACGACGCCACCCCGGTGGTGCTGATGGGCTACTACAACCCCATCTACTGCATGGGCGTCGAGGCCTTTCTCGCCGAGGCCGCCGAGGCCGGCGTCGACGGGCTGATCGTGGTCGACCTGCCGCCGGAGCACGACGCCGAGCTGTGTCTGCCGGCCCAGGCCCACGGCCTCGACTTCATCCGCCTGGCGACCCCGACCACCGACGCCAGGCGCCTGCCGCTGGTGCTCGAGAACACCTCGGGCTTCCTCTACTACGTCTCCAGCACCGGCGTGACCGGCGCCGCCGCGCCATCCGCCGAGCGCGTGGCGCAGGAGGTCGAGGCCATCCGCGTGCACTCCGACCTGCCGATCGGCGTCGGCTTCGGCATCCGCACTCCCGAGCAGGCCGAGCGCATCGCCCGCTTCGCCGACGCGGTGGTGGTCGGCTCGGCGCTGACCGACACCGTGGCCGCGGCCGAGAGCCCCACCGAGGCCTCGCGCGGCGTGCTCGAGCTGACCCGCTCGCTGGCCGGCGCGGTGCGCCGCGCCCGGGAGCCGGTGACCCAGGACTGAGCCGACGCCTCGCGAGAGGCCCGTCCAGCCACGACGACGCCACCCCTCGGGGTGGCGTCTCGCGTTTCAGGGAGCCGTGTGGCACGGAAGTGCGTCGGCATCAGGTGTAGGCCGAGGCCTCGCCGGAGGCGGGATCGGCGGCCGGGGACGGCGTGCCGTCATCGGGTCGGCGCTGCTGGAGGGCGGCGCGTACCTCGTCCATGTCATCGTCGTTCAGGCCGAACAGGTAGGTGGCCCAGAACATCAGCAGGCAGACGATGGCGGGGATCAGGGTCAGCAGCAGGCTGATGACCAGCAGCGCCGAGTCGCTCTGCTGGTCGACATTGGCCTGATAGCCGCCCCACGACAGCAGGAGCCCGATCATCCCGCCCGAGACCGCCAGCCCCATCTTGAGGAAGAACAGGTTGCCGGCGAAGGAGACCCCGGTGTTGCGCTGTCCGGTCTTCCACTCGCCGTAGTCCTCGGCGTCGGCCATCAGCGCCCAGGAGATGGGGGCGCCGACGCCGTGCATGAAGCTGACCAGCACGAAGATCAGGCTCGCCACGATGGCCCACTGGCCGGGCACCAGGAACAGCAGGCAGGAGGCCGCGATCAGGGCCAGGGTGCTGGCCTGGAACACCTTGCGCTTGCTGATGCGCCGGCTCAGCCGAGGCGATAGCGCGGTCCCGGCGATGCTGGCGAGCGCGCCGCTGGTGATGAACGCCGAAATGCCCAGGGTGCCGAAGCCCAGCACGTAGGTGGCGAAGTAGATCGCCGCCCCCTGCCGCAGGAAGAACTGCAGCGCCTGCAGGAAGGTCACGCCGAGCACGATCCGCCACTTCAGGTTCATGGCCAGGGCCTTGAGCTTGGCGGCCAGCCGGTCGTGTTGCGTTGGCGTCGGGTGCACGCGTTCCCTCACGGTCAGGAAGCAGAACAGGAACATCCCGAGCCCGATCGCCGACATGATGGTCATGCTGTACTGGAAGCCCTTGGCCTCGTCATCGCCGCCGATCCATTCGACCAGCGGCATCAGGCCGCTGTTGAGGATCAGGTAGGCCACGCCGACCAGGATGAAGCGCCAGGACTGGAACGACACGCGCTCGCGGTGATCGTCGGTGATCACGCCCCCCAGCGCGCAGTAGGGGATGTTCACCGCGGTATAGAGCAGCGACATGATGAAGTAGGTGGCGAAGGCGTAGGCGATCTTGGCCGTGCCGGACCACTCGGGAGTGGTGAACATCAGCACGCAGGCCACGGCCAGCGGCACCGGCACGAACAGCAGGTAGGGCCGGAAACGCCCCCAGCGGCTGCGGGTGCGGTCGGCGAGCGCGCCCATCAGGGGATCGGTGATGGCATCCACGAAGCGCATCGAGAGGAAGATCGTGCCGACCACGGCGGGGGAGATGCCGTAGACGTCGGTATAGAAGTACGAGAGATACATGACCACGGCGGCGAAGGTCATGTTGTTGCCGGCATCGCCCATGCCGAAGCCGATTTTCTCGACGATGCCGAGTCTGCGTTGTGTCATCGCGCGCTCCTCGCTCGTTATTATTTAGCAGGCAAAGCCTAGGGAGCGTCCTGGGATAGCGTCTAATATATGGATTCCGGCTATTTGATATTCAAACAGTTATCGGAAGCGTTAAGAAGATGATTCGGCACGCCTTTGCGGGAAAGTCCTCCGCCTCGGGGACGCCTAAAGTCGACGTCGCCAGGCGGACGAGGGAAGTGTTGCCGCTCTGAACGACGACACCCCGCCGAAGCGGGGTGTCGTGAACGGATGGTGAGGCAATGCCGTCAGGGCAGCTCCTCGGCCTCCGGATCTTCCTTCCTGGCCGGGATCAGATCCTCGCGACTGAGCTTCAGCGGCAGCAGCAGGGCCGCGGCCACGTAGATCGACGAGAAGGTACCCACGGCGATGCCGATGATCAGCGCGACGGCGAAGTAGTGAATCATGTCGCCGCCCAGGATCAGCAGCGCCAGCAGCACCAGCAGGGTGGTGCCGGAGGTGGCCAGGGTTCGCGACAGGGTCTGGTTGATCGCCTCGTTGAAGATCGCCGGCATGTCGTCGATGCGCGACTTGCGGATGTTCTCGCGGATGCGGTCGTAGACCACGATGGTGTCGTTGAGCGAGTAGCCGATCACCGCCAGCACCGCGGCCAGCACCGTGAGGTCGAACTCGAAGCCGAACAGGGCGAAGGCGCCGATCACGATCACCACGTCGTGGACGAGGGCCAGCAGGGCGCCGAGGGCGAACTTGTACTGGAAGCGGAAGGCGACGTAGAGCATCACGATGCCGAGCGCCACCAGCATGCCCATGCCGCTCTGGTCGCGGAGCTGGTCGCCGACCTGGGCGCCGACGAATTCGGCGCGCACCAGGTCGACGCTGGCGCCGCCCTGGTTCAGCAGGTCGACCACCTGGTCGCCGACGCCGGCATCGAAGGCCTGCTGCAGGCGGATCAGCACCTCGGTGGAGGCGCCGAAGGTCTGCACCGCCACGTCCTGGAAGCCGGCGGCTTCCAGGGCCTCACGCACGCTGGCCAGCGCCGGCGCGGTGGCGTAGCGGACCTCGACCAGGGTGCCGCCGGTGAAGTCCAGGCCCAGGTTGAGCCCGTTGACCAGCAGGGCGACGATCGACACCAGCAGCATCATCCCGGAGGCGATGAAGGCCAGCCGGCGTTTGCCCATGAAGTCGAGCTGTCGATTGATGAACGATTGCATGGCCTTCTCCTAAATCCAGAGCTTCTTCACGGGCTTGCGGCCGTAGCACAGGTTGACCATGGCGCGGGTCACCATCAGCGAGGTGAACAGCGAGGTCAGGATGCCCAGCGACAGCGTCACGGCGAAGCCCTTGACCGGGCCGGTGCCGATCGAGAACAGGATCAACGCCACCAGCAGGGTGGTGATGTTGGCATCGACGATCGAGGTGAAGGCGCGCTCGTAGCCGGCGTGGATGGCCTGCTGGGCCGAGAGCCCGCCGCGCATCTCCTCGCGTATGCGCTCGAAGATCAGCACGTTGGCATCCACCGCCATGCCCAGCGTCAGCACGATACCGGCGATGCCGGGCAGCGTGAGCGTGGCCCCGAGCAGCGACATGGCCGCCACCAGCATCACCAGGTTGAAGGCCAGCGCGACGTTGGCGATCACCCCGAACACCTTGTAGCGGATCAGCATGAAGGCCACGACCAGCAGCAGGCCGATCTGCACCGAGAGGATGCCGCGTTCGATGTTCTTCTGGCCGAGGCTCGGCCCGATGGTGCGCTCCTGGGCGAAGTAGATCGGCGCGGCCAGCGAGCCGGAACGCAGCAGCAGCGCCAGGTCGGCCGCCTCGGTGGGCGAGTCCAGCCCGGTGATGCGGAAGCTGTTGCCCAGCGCGCTCTGGATGGTGGCCAGGCTGATGATGCTGCGCTCGGTGTAGGGCGAACGTACGACGGTTTCCTCGCCGTCCTCCATCACCGTGCGCTCGCGGGTCTTGTGCTCGATGAACAGCACCGCCATGTTGCGTCCGATGTTGGTGCGGGTGGCGCGGTTCATCAGGGTGCCGCCGGTGCCGTCCAGGTTGATGTTGACCTGGGGCCGACCGTTCTCGTCGAAGCTGCGGTTGGCGTTCGAGACGCTGTCGCCGGTGATGATGACGTCGCGCATCAGGGTGGCGGTGCGTTCCGCGTTGCGGAAGGCATAGGTCTCGGTCTCGGCCTCCGGGGTGTCCGGCCGCGCCTCGAGGCGGAACTCCAGGTTGGCGGTGGCGCCGACGATGCGCTTGGCCGCGGCGGTGTCCTGCACGCCGGGCAGCTCGACGACGATGCGCGCCGGCCCCTGGCGCTGGACCAGCGGTTCGGCCACGCCGAGCTCGTTGACGCGGTTGCGCAGCGTGGTCAGGTTCTGGTTGACCGCGTAGTCCTGGATCTCCTGCACGGCGGTGTCGGTCAGTGTCATCGCCAGGCCGGCGCCGCGGTCGCGCTCGAGGTCACTGTACTCGAACTCGGGGAAGTCGCGGCTGATCAGGCGGCGGGCCTCGTCGCGATCTTCCTCGTTCATGAAGTCCATGTGGATCGAGCGTTCCTCGACCTCGGTATTGCGATAGCGGATCCGCTCGTCGCGCAGGGTCTCGCGCATGGCGCTGGCGTTGACCTCTAGGCGCTGGGTCAGGGCCGCCTTCATGTCGACCTCGAGCAGGAAGTGCACGCCGCCGCGCAGGTCCAGGCCCAGGGTCATGGGGGAGGCAGCCAGCGATTCCAGCCAGCCCGGAGTGGATTCGGCCAGGTTCAGCGCCACCACGTAGTCGTCGCCCAGGCGCTCGCTGAGCATGTCGCGGGCCTGGATCTGGTCGTCGGCGTTGTCGAGACGGATCAGCACGCTGCCGGCGTCGCGTTCGACGGACTGGATGCCGAGGCCGGCGTCGGTGAGGGAGCTCTCGAGCTGCTCGAGGCGGCGTTGGTCGAGGTTGAAGTCGCCCCCGTCGCTGCTGATCTGTACCGCCGGGTCCTCGGGGAAGAGGTTGGGGAGAGAGTAGATCAGGCCGACGGAGAGCACGAGGAGTATCAGCAGATACTTCCACAGGGGATAACGATTAAGCATGGGGGCCCTGCCCTCAGGTTGCTGATGATGGGACGGACGCTGCGCCATCACGAGCACCGGGCGGAGCCGGTCGGCCGGGCCCCGCCTCGGTGGTCGCAGGGCAGCCCGCACGGCCGGGTAGGCGTGCGGGCGCGGGGGCATCCGATCAGATGGACTTGAGCGTGCCCTTGGGCAGAACGGAAGCCACGGCGTTCTTCTGGACGCTGACCTCGGTGCCTTCGGCGATTTCCATGGACAGGAACTCGCTGTCTTCGCTGACCTTGGTGATGCGGCCCATCATGCCGCCGCCGATGACGATCTCGTCACCCTTGGACAGGCCGGCGATCAGCTGCTTGTGCTGCTTGGCCCGCTTGGCCTGCGGACGCCACAGCAGGAAGTAGAAGATCAGCACGAAGCCGACCAGCATCACGATCTGGGCGATGCCACCGCCCGGAGCGGCGCCAGCGTCCTGGGCCATGGCCGGGGAAATGAGGAAGTCCAGCATGTACGACGATCTCCTGAGTCGCGGGGAAACAAGACGCCTTCCAGCGGCGCTCGACGGCCGGCCACGGGGGCCGGCCGTCGATCAATTCGGAGCGGGGGGAACCGGCAGACCGCGCTGCGCGTAGAACCCTTCCACGAAGTTCGCCAATGTACCCGCTTCGATAGCACCGCGCAAACCAGCCATCAGGCGCTGGTAATGGCGCAGATTGTGGATGGTATTGAGCATCGAGCCGAGCATCTCGCCGCAGCGGTCGAGGTGATGCAGGTAGGCGCGGGAGAAGTTGCGGCAGGTGTAGCAGTCGCATTCCTCGTCCAGCGGACGGGTGTCGTGGCGGTGCTTGGCATTGCGGATCTTGACCGTGCCTTCCCCGGTGAACAGGTGGCCGTTGCGCGCGTTGCGGGTCGGCATCACGCAGTCGAACATGTCGACGCCGCGGCGCACGCCTTCCACCAGGTCCTCCGGCTTGCCCACGCCCATCAGGTAGCGCGGCTTGTCGGCCGGCATCCATTCGGGCAGGTAGTCGAGCACCTTGATCATCTCTTCCTTGGGCTCGCCGACCGACAGGCCGCCGATGGCGTAGCCGTCGAAGCCGATCTTCTCGAGGCCCTCGAGCGAGGCCTCGCGCAGCTCGGGATACATGCCGCCCTGGATGATGCCGAACAGCGCCGAGGGCGAGTCGCCGTGGGCGTCGCGGGAGCGCTGGGCCCAGCGCAGCGACATCTCCATCGACTTCCTGGCCTCGTCCTCGGTGGCCGGGTAGGGCGTGCACTCGTCGAAGATCATCACGATGTCCGAGCCCAGTGAGCGCTGCACGGCCATCGATTCCTCGGGGCCCATGAACACCTTGGAACCGTCCACCGGCGAGCGGAAGTGCACCCCCTGCTCGGTGATCTTGCGCATCTCGCCGAGCGAGAACACCTGGAAGCCGCCGGAGTCGGTGAGGATCGGCTTGTCCCACTGGGCGAAGTCGTGCAGGTCGCCGTGCTCCTCGATGACCTCGGTGCCCGGGCGCAGCCACAGGTGGAAGGTGTTGCCGAGGATGATCTCGGCGCCGATCTCCTTGACCGACTCGGGCGTCATGCCCTTGACGGTGCCGTAGGTGCCCACCGGCATGAAGGCCGGCGTTTCCACGGTGCCTCGCGGGAAGCTGAGGCGGCCGCGGCGCGCCCGGCCATCACTGGCCAGGTGCTCGAAGTTCATGAAGCATTCGTCTCGCATGGGGTCTCTCGAAATTCGTCGAAGCGGTCGGCCGGTGCATGGCCGAGCGGCTCGGATCAGCGGGCGCGCGTCAGCAGCATCGCATCGCCGTAGCTGAAGAAGGCGTACTCTTCGCGCACCGCCTCGCGGTAGGCGGCCATCACCGTCTCATAGCCGGCGAAGGAGGACACCAGCATCAGCAGGGTCGACTCCGGCAGGTGGAAGTTGGTGATCAGGGCGTCGACCACCCGCCAGTCGTAGCCGGGATAGATGAAGATGTCGGTCTCGCCGCTGTAGGGCGCGATCTCGCCGTCGTCGCTCTTCAGGCAGGCCGATTCCAGGCAGCGCACGCTGGTGGTGCCCACCGCGATGACGCGGTTGCCCCGGGCGCGGGCGGCGCGCACCTGCTCGCAGACCGCCTCGGAGACCTCGATCCACTCGCTGTGCATCTCGTGGTCGCGGATGTCGTCGGCGCGCACCGGCTGGAAGGTGCCGGCGCCCACGTGCAGGGTGACGAAGGCGCTTTCCACGCCCTTCTCGGCCAGGGCCTCGAGCAGCGGCTCGTCGAAGTGCAGCCCCGCGGTGGGGGCGGCCACCGCGCCCTCGCGGCGGGCGTAGACGGTCTGGTAGCGCTCGCGGTCGGAGAGCTCGTCCTCGCGGGTGATGTAGGGCGGCAGCGGCATGTGGCCGTGCTGCTCCAGCAGCTCCACCAGCGGCGTCTCGCCGAGGAATCGCAGCTCGAACAGCGCATCGCGGCGGCCCTCGACCACGGCGCGGATGCCGCCCTCGAACGCGATCTCGGTGCCGGGCTTGGGCGACTTGCTCGAGCGCAGGTGGGCCAGGCCGCGATGGGCGTCCAGCGGGCGCTCCAGCAGCATCTCGACGCGCCCGCCGCTGGCCTTGTGGCCGTGCAGTCGGGCCGGGATCACCCGGGTGTCGTTGAACACCAGCAAGTCGCCCGGGTCGAGGGTCTCGAGCAGGTCGGGGAAGCGGCGGTGCGCGAGCGAGCCGCTCTCGCCGTCGACGCACAGCAGCCGGCAGTCGCTGCGTTGCTCGGAGGGATAGCGGGCGATCAGCGCCTCGGGGAGCTCATAGTGGAAATCGGCGCGCTGCATGGGGTGAAACGTCCGGATGGTGGGATGAGAAGGGCGGCTCGGCCGAGCCATTGGCAAGCCGCCTAGGATACCCTGTCGCCGCCGCGAAGTCAGGGGTCGCGATTGACCTCCCGTCCGGCCCACGTATAATGCAGCGCCGTTGCCGGTGTGGCGGAATTGGTAGACGCAGCGGATTCAAAATCCGCCGGGTGCAAGCCCTTGTCGGTTCGAGTCCGACCGCCGGTACCATGAAATCAAGCACTTACCTCCCTCCTTGTGCTTGTTCTGAATTAAATCCCCTTCAAGTGTCAACAAGGTGTCCACGCCGGTCATCGTCTCGTCGTGCCCGTTGTCCTGTACGCCCTTACTGCCCCGCGTCCTGGCTCTTGTGTCCGTCGAAAGCTCAAGCAGCGTTCATTTATTAGTTTTCATTGATTCACTACGCCTCCCGTGGCGTATGCATATTGGAAGGGTGTCGGCATCCCTCAGCCCGACACATCCCCGTATCCTTCGCGGCCTTCTCCGGCCGCGTTTTTTATGCCCGGAGGCCTGGCTCGGGAGGATGGCGTTACGCCTAAAGATAAAAAATATTCGCATTTGCATTGACGGACGAGCGAGGAACGCTTACGTTGAGGACGTGGCGTTGATGAACCGCCACGGCTGACGGCCGCTAGGGTCAGCGGTTGTCGGCTTCTCCTCATTGCTAGTCACGGTCTCTCGCCGCCTCCTCAGGGCGGCTTTTTTTGGTCCTGCATTTCTTCCCGTTTAGCAGGTATTTCATCGAGCGAAAACGCCGCGATTGTCATTGAATCGATTCATCGGAAAAGACACTTCATTGACCTGAATCAGTTGTTTTCTTGTCGTTGAAACGATGCGGGTGGTCCTTGTCTACGTTATTGTTTTTCCGAAAGATTGCTCTCGTATACGAGAGCTTTTTAAGCGCTGATAAGGCCTGTTTTATCAGGGCTTACTGAAGCAATGTGCGGAGGTCGGCGAGGGATAATCGAGGCGTGTCTTGCTTGCTGCATGACACATTCCCTGTTTTGGCAGCGGCCTCTTGTTGGGCCGCTGTTTTTTTATCGGTCGACAACGGCTCGTGGCGGTGGGTGATTGCCGCGCCGGTTGGAGCATCAGTCGAGGCTGGTATCGCGAATGGCGGCGTTGATCAGGCAGTAGAGGCCGTAGCTCGCCAGTCCCAGGGCGACCGCACCGAGCAGCCAGGGGCCGAAGGGCTGGGCGGCCAGCACGTTGAGTGCGCCGCC
It includes:
- the queA gene encoding tRNA preQ1(34) S-adenosylmethionine ribosyltransferase-isomerase QueA gives rise to the protein MQRADFHYELPEALIARYPSEQRSDCRLLCVDGESGSLAHRRFPDLLETLDPGDLLVFNDTRVIPARLHGHKASGGRVEMLLERPLDAHRGLAHLRSSKSPKPGTEIAFEGGIRAVVEGRRDALFELRFLGETPLVELLEQHGHMPLPPYITREDELSDRERYQTVYARREGAVAAPTAGLHFDEPLLEALAEKGVESAFVTLHVGAGTFQPVRADDIRDHEMHSEWIEVSEAVCEQVRAARARGNRVIAVGTTSVRCLESACLKSDDGEIAPYSGETDIFIYPGYDWRVVDALITNFHLPESTLLMLVSSFAGYETVMAAYREAVREEYAFFSYGDAMLLTRAR